One window from the genome of Microbulbifer pacificus encodes:
- a CDS encoding NAD(P)H-hydrate dehydratase, producing the protein MDSQNPSPSTPQPLYSAEAVRQLDRLVIGQQQIPAIVLMKRAGRAALDFLRSRWPEVDAIQVFCGGGNNGGDGYVMAGLAAQRQIPVTVFVGMPANKLKGEALEAYGFAEREGATLVTRLEELPAVGKNTVLVDALLGTGFSGELRAPMGAAIAHINRASAPVLAVDLPSGLNADSGFAVDAVNADATVTFIGRKAGLFLGRGPALAGEVIFEDLGAASEVYAQMPALLTRQTGDSLERLPARAADSYKNQFGHVMVVGGDHGFGGAALMAAEAAARAGSGLISLATRPEHVMASLTRRPEVMAHPVVSGQELEPLLETPDVIAVGPGLGRSPWSEQLLARAGRANAALVLDADALNILAGGRVLAGIRRDDWVLTPHIGEAARLLGVSNAEVTADPIAAAKLIQEKFSGVVVLKGAGTVIVHADGVDVINTGNPGMASGGMGDLLTGVIAALIGQGMALPAAARLGVWLHGEAGNRAAADGQRGLLATDLLPHIRALVD; encoded by the coding sequence ATGGACAGTCAGAATCCCTCCCCCTCAACGCCGCAACCACTCTACAGCGCCGAGGCCGTACGGCAGCTGGACAGGCTTGTGATCGGTCAGCAGCAGATCCCCGCTATTGTACTGATGAAGCGTGCCGGCCGCGCGGCGCTTGATTTTCTGCGCAGCCGCTGGCCGGAGGTCGACGCAATTCAGGTGTTCTGCGGTGGTGGCAACAACGGTGGCGATGGCTATGTGATGGCCGGGCTCGCCGCTCAGCGCCAGATTCCTGTGACTGTGTTTGTGGGCATGCCGGCAAACAAACTGAAGGGCGAGGCGCTGGAGGCCTATGGCTTTGCCGAGCGCGAGGGCGCAACGCTGGTGACCCGTCTCGAGGAGCTGCCGGCGGTGGGGAAAAACACCGTATTGGTGGATGCGCTGCTGGGCACCGGCTTTAGTGGTGAGCTGCGCGCGCCGATGGGTGCGGCGATTGCACATATCAACCGTGCGTCGGCACCGGTGCTGGCGGTGGACCTGCCGTCGGGCTTGAATGCCGATAGTGGTTTTGCGGTTGACGCTGTAAACGCGGATGCGACAGTAACGTTTATCGGCCGCAAGGCCGGCCTGTTTCTGGGGCGTGGCCCCGCACTTGCCGGCGAGGTGATTTTCGAGGATCTGGGCGCAGCTTCAGAGGTCTATGCACAGATGCCCGCGCTGCTGACCCGTCAGACCGGCGACAGCCTTGAGCGGCTGCCCGCGCGCGCGGCGGACAGCTACAAGAACCAGTTCGGCCATGTGATGGTGGTCGGTGGCGACCACGGTTTCGGCGGCGCCGCGCTGATGGCTGCCGAAGCGGCCGCGCGTGCCGGCAGTGGCCTGATTTCGCTCGCCACCCGCCCTGAGCACGTAATGGCATCCCTCACCCGTCGCCCGGAGGTGATGGCGCACCCGGTGGTATCCGGGCAGGAACTCGAACCCTTGCTGGAAACCCCGGATGTGATTGCCGTCGGCCCCGGCCTCGGCCGTTCCCCCTGGAGCGAGCAGCTGCTGGCCCGCGCCGGGCGGGCGAACGCGGCGCTGGTGCTGGATGCGGATGCGCTGAATATCCTTGCCGGCGGCCGTGTGCTCGCCGGGATCAGGCGTGACGACTGGGTGCTGACGCCGCATATCGGTGAGGCGGCCCGCCTGTTGGGTGTGAGCAATGCGGAAGTCACCGCAGACCCGATTGCCGCCGCGAAGTTGATTCAGGAAAAATTCAGTGGAGTGGTGGTATTAAAGGGCGCGGGTACGGTGATTGTGCACGCCGACGGTGTGGACGTGATCAACACCGGCAACCCGGGCATGGCCTCCGGCGGTATGGGCGACCTGCTCACCGGCGTGATCGCCGCGCTGATCGGCCAGGGTATGGCCCTGCCGGCAGCGGCCCGTCTCGGGGTGTGGTTGCACGGCGAGGCCGGCAACCGCGCGGCGGCTGACGGCCAGCGTGGGCTTCTCGCCACGGACCTGCTGCCGCATATCCGCGCCCTTGTGGATTGA
- the queG gene encoding tRNA epoxyqueuosine(34) reductase QueG, producing MSAIPDPQTMAALAEQIRLRGRELGFQQVGITDCRLEQHGERLQAWLDAGYNGDMEWMGAHGNKRWRPELLEEGTLRVISVRLDYLPPDTQPVQILKDPDKAYVSRYANGRDYHKLIRKRLAQLAQQIDRYCEERDIAASGRAFTDSAPVMERALAEKAGLGWIGKNCMLINSQAGSWFFLGEIYTNLPLPVDVSEEPNQCGECTACLKVCPTDAFVDAYTLDARRCISYLTIENKGSIPEEFREPMGNRVFGCDDCQIICPWNKFAKPTGESAFHPRHGLDSGALVDLFRWTEEEFLRKTEGSAIRRIGFERWQRNLAVALGNADFSPEIVAVLEDSLGTTTPLVAEHIEWALERLRSGRRRKRKIKRVSS from the coding sequence ATGAGCGCTATACCAGACCCACAGACCATGGCCGCCCTCGCTGAACAGATTCGCCTGCGGGGCCGCGAGCTGGGTTTCCAGCAGGTGGGAATTACCGACTGCAGGCTGGAGCAGCACGGCGAGCGGTTGCAGGCGTGGCTGGATGCCGGCTACAACGGCGACATGGAGTGGATGGGCGCACACGGTAACAAGCGTTGGCGGCCGGAGCTGCTGGAGGAAGGCACTCTGAGAGTCATCAGCGTGCGCCTGGACTACCTGCCACCGGACACGCAGCCGGTGCAGATTCTGAAGGACCCGGACAAGGCTTATGTCTCCCGCTACGCCAACGGCCGCGATTATCACAAACTGATCCGCAAGCGACTGGCGCAGCTGGCGCAGCAGATCGATCGCTATTGCGAGGAGCGCGACATCGCCGCGAGTGGCCGCGCTTTCACCGACAGTGCGCCGGTGATGGAACGGGCGCTGGCGGAAAAGGCCGGGCTCGGGTGGATCGGCAAGAACTGCATGCTGATCAACAGCCAGGCGGGCAGCTGGTTTTTTCTCGGCGAGATCTACACCAACCTGCCGCTGCCGGTAGACGTGAGCGAAGAACCCAATCAGTGCGGCGAGTGCACGGCGTGCCTGAAGGTGTGCCCGACGGATGCGTTCGTGGACGCCTACACCCTGGACGCGCGCCGCTGCATTTCCTACCTGACCATCGAGAACAAGGGTTCGATCCCGGAGGAGTTCCGCGAGCCCATGGGCAACCGGGTGTTCGGCTGCGACGACTGTCAGATCATCTGCCCGTGGAACAAGTTCGCCAAACCCACCGGCGAGTCCGCTTTCCACCCGCGCCACGGGTTGGACAGTGGCGCACTGGTGGATCTGTTCCGCTGGACGGAAGAGGAATTTCTGCGGAAAACCGAGGGCTCGGCGATTCGGCGGATCGGGTTTGAGCGGTGGCAACGGAATCTGGCGGTGGCTCTGGGGAATGCTGATTTTTCCCCGGAAATTGTTGCGGTTTTGGAAGACTCTCTTGGTACCACTACGCCATTGGTGGCGGAGCATATTGAGTGGGCCTTGGAGCGGTTGCGCAGTGGGCGGCGTAGGAAACGGAAGATTAAAAGGGTTTCATCGTAA
- the orn gene encoding oligoribonuclease, with amino-acid sequence MDQNNLIWIDLEMTGLDPEKERIIEIATVVTDSRLNVLAEGPVMAIHQSDALLDAMDDWNTEQHGGSGLVARVKESPFSEREAERETIEFLQHWVPEGASPMCGNSIGQDRRFLVKYMPLLERYFHYRNLDVSSVKELARRWRPDVLAGVKKTSSHLALDDIHDSINELKHYREHFFRMS; translated from the coding sequence GTGGATCAGAATAATCTGATCTGGATCGATCTGGAAATGACCGGTCTCGATCCCGAGAAAGAGCGCATCATCGAGATTGCGACGGTGGTGACGGATTCGCGTCTGAATGTGCTGGCGGAGGGGCCGGTGATGGCAATCCACCAGAGCGATGCGCTGTTGGATGCGATGGATGACTGGAATACGGAGCAGCACGGCGGTTCGGGACTGGTGGCGCGGGTAAAGGAATCGCCGTTCAGTGAGCGGGAGGCGGAGCGGGAGACTATCGAGTTTCTGCAGCACTGGGTGCCAGAAGGGGCCTCCCCCATGTGCGGCAATTCTATCGGCCAGGATCGACGCTTTCTGGTGAAGTACATGCCGCTACTGGAGCGGTACTTCCACTACCGGAATCTGGATGTGAGTTCGGTGAAGGAACTTGCTCGGCGCTGGCGGCCCGATGTGTTGGCGGGTGTTAAGAAAACTTCTTCGCACCTGGCGCTGGATGACATTCACGATTCGATCAATGAACTGAAGCACTATCGCGAGCATTTTTTTCGCATGAGCTGA
- the asd gene encoding archaetidylserine decarboxylase (Phosphatidylserine decarboxylase is synthesized as a single chain precursor. Generation of the pyruvoyl active site from a Ser is coupled to cleavage of a Gly-Ser bond between the larger (beta) and smaller (alpha chains). It is an integral membrane protein.) — MNPKLFIFLQYITPQHLLSRAAGWLAETRIGGIKNPFTKWFVEKYKVDMSEALEEDYTAYTCFNDFFTRALKEGARPIVAGENTIAGCADGAISQLGEIHNGRIFQAKGQDYSLLELVGGDPEVAAQFTGGKFATIYLSPKDYHRVHMPLDGVLQRMIYVPGELFSVNTTTAENVPRLFARNERLVCIFDTAAGPMAMILVGAMIVAAIETVWAGQVAPLKRQIRTTRYDEQKPIALKKGEEMGRFKLGSTVVLLFGADKVNWLEELTAETPVKMGEHFGNLN; from the coding sequence ATGAACCCGAAACTGTTTATCTTCCTGCAATACATCACTCCCCAGCACCTGCTCTCACGCGCTGCGGGCTGGCTCGCCGAAACCCGCATCGGCGGCATCAAAAACCCGTTCACCAAATGGTTTGTGGAAAAATATAAAGTCGACATGAGCGAAGCGCTGGAAGAGGACTACACCGCATACACCTGCTTCAACGACTTCTTCACCCGCGCATTGAAAGAAGGTGCCCGCCCCATTGTCGCGGGTGAAAACACCATCGCAGGCTGCGCCGACGGCGCCATCAGCCAGTTGGGAGAAATCCACAACGGCCGCATCTTCCAGGCCAAAGGCCAGGACTACAGCCTGCTCGAACTCGTCGGTGGCGACCCCGAAGTGGCCGCGCAATTCACCGGCGGCAAATTCGCAACCATCTACCTGTCACCCAAAGACTACCACCGCGTCCACATGCCGCTGGACGGTGTACTGCAACGCATGATCTACGTCCCCGGCGAACTCTTCTCAGTAAATACCACCACCGCCGAAAACGTCCCTCGCCTGTTCGCCCGCAACGAACGCCTAGTGTGTATTTTTGATACCGCCGCCGGCCCCATGGCCATGATCCTCGTCGGCGCCATGATCGTCGCCGCCATCGAAACCGTATGGGCGGGACAGGTCGCACCACTCAAACGCCAGATCCGCACCACCCGCTATGACGAGCAGAAACCCATCGCGCTGAAAAAAGGTGAAGAAATGGGACGCTTCAAACTCGGCTCCACCGTAGTACTGCTGTTTGGCGCCGACAAAGTGAACTGGCTGGAAGAACTCACCGCGGAAACGCCGGTGAAAATGGGCGAGCATTTTGGAAATCTGAACTGA
- a CDS encoding sulfurtransferase, which yields MSEVPLILEPEQLIPLLEHEEIRVVDLSSPANYFAGHIPGATGLPFQALLAGTPPAPGKLPSIERLTEVMRAIGLTPDTHIVACDDEGGGWAGRLLWTLEVIGHKKYSYLNGGMIAWKNADLPLTTEDTVAAPSEIDIRIADDAPMIDADQIQQRLGQNSLQIWDARSPSEYTGERLVAMRGGHIPGAINCEWTRLMDPQRDLRIRTDAKEFLAALGIDGETEIATHCQSHHRSAFTWLVGKSLGFPIVAYPGSWSEWGNLPDTPIEN from the coding sequence GTGAGTGAAGTACCCCTGATCCTGGAACCGGAACAACTGATCCCACTGCTGGAACACGAAGAAATCCGCGTGGTTGACTTAAGCTCCCCAGCCAACTATTTCGCAGGCCACATTCCCGGTGCCACCGGCCTGCCCTTCCAGGCTCTCCTCGCCGGCACCCCACCGGCCCCAGGAAAACTGCCCTCGATCGAGCGCCTCACCGAAGTCATGCGCGCCATTGGCCTCACCCCCGACACCCACATTGTCGCCTGCGACGACGAAGGCGGCGGCTGGGCCGGGCGCTTGCTGTGGACCCTCGAAGTTATCGGCCACAAAAAATACAGCTACCTGAACGGCGGCATGATCGCCTGGAAAAACGCCGACCTGCCGCTCACCACGGAAGACACCGTTGCGGCCCCCAGCGAAATCGACATCCGCATCGCCGACGACGCCCCGATGATCGACGCCGACCAGATCCAGCAGCGCCTCGGTCAGAACAGCCTGCAAATCTGGGACGCCCGCTCCCCCAGTGAGTACACCGGCGAACGCCTTGTCGCCATGCGCGGCGGCCACATTCCCGGCGCAATCAACTGCGAGTGGACCCGCTTGATGGACCCGCAGCGCGACCTGCGCATCCGCACCGATGCAAAAGAATTCCTCGCGGCGCTTGGCATCGACGGCGAAACAGAAATCGCTACCCATTGCCAGAGCCACCACCGCTCTGCGTTTACCTGGCTGGTGGGGAAATCCCTCGGATTTCCCATCGTGGCTTATCCGGGTTCGTGGAGTGAATGGGGCAATTTGCCGGATACGCCGATCGAAAACTAG
- a CDS encoding N-acetylmuramoyl-L-alanine amidase has product MIGAGLPVRLPGILLVWALLVALPSIAAEVEGVRLWRAPDHTRLVFDLDGPAEHKLFTLQNPDRVVIDVSSAKLAATIDNLPLDDTPISAVRYATKDKRDLRVVLDLKQPVNPRSFALRRHETLPDRLVIDLHDRDKVEEKTIEQVTDQRKILIAIDAGHGGEDPGALGPGGVREKDVVLAISRELHKLIDREPGFSAKLVRTGDYYIPLRDRVKKGRQLKADLFVSIHADAFTRKEARGAGVYVVSSRGATSETARFLAQRENESDLIGGAGSLSLSDKDDTLAGVLLDLAMTATMNSSLDIGSSVLNSIGSFTHLHKKKVEQANFSVLRNPDVPSILVETGFITNPDEARRLRDPSFQRRMAEKLGEGIVAHFKSRPPAGSWLASNGSRNDRKHTIARGDTLSGIAARYNVSVADLKKANGMQTSMIQVGQTLTIPSG; this is encoded by the coding sequence ATGATTGGAGCAGGGTTGCCGGTGCGACTTCCAGGTATTTTATTGGTGTGGGCGCTACTCGTCGCGCTGCCGTCTATTGCCGCAGAGGTGGAGGGGGTGCGTCTGTGGCGTGCGCCAGACCACACCCGGCTGGTTTTTGACCTGGACGGACCCGCCGAGCACAAGCTGTTTACCCTGCAGAACCCCGACCGTGTGGTAATTGATGTGAGCAGCGCAAAACTCGCCGCCACCATCGACAACCTGCCACTGGACGATACGCCCATTTCCGCAGTCCGCTACGCCACCAAGGACAAGCGCGACCTGCGTGTGGTGCTGGATCTGAAACAGCCGGTTAACCCCCGCAGCTTTGCCCTGCGCCGCCACGAAACGCTCCCCGACCGCCTCGTGATCGACCTGCACGACCGCGACAAAGTGGAAGAAAAAACCATCGAGCAGGTGACGGATCAACGGAAGATCCTGATTGCTATCGACGCGGGCCACGGTGGTGAAGACCCCGGCGCGCTCGGCCCCGGCGGTGTGCGGGAAAAAGATGTGGTACTGGCGATATCCCGTGAGCTGCACAAACTCATCGACCGCGAGCCCGGGTTCTCCGCAAAGCTGGTGCGTACCGGTGACTATTACATCCCCCTGCGCGACCGTGTGAAAAAGGGGCGTCAACTGAAAGCGGATCTGTTTGTCTCCATCCACGCCGACGCATTTACCCGCAAGGAAGCCCGCGGTGCCGGGGTTTACGTGGTTTCCTCCCGCGGTGCTACCAGTGAGACGGCGCGTTTTCTTGCCCAGCGGGAAAATGAATCGGATCTGATTGGTGGCGCTGGCAGCCTGAGTCTCAGTGACAAGGACGATACCCTGGCGGGGGTGCTGTTGGATCTGGCGATGACGGCGACCATGAATTCCAGTCTGGATATAGGCAGCAGTGTATTGAATTCCATAGGGAGCTTTACCCATCTGCACAAGAAGAAGGTGGAGCAGGCGAACTTCTCGGTGCTGCGCAACCCGGATGTGCCGTCGATCCTGGTGGAAACCGGATTCATCACCAATCCGGATGAGGCGCGGCGGCTGCGAGATCCGTCGTTCCAAAGACGCATGGCGGAAAAGCTCGGCGAAGGCATCGTCGCCCACTTCAAGTCGCGCCCGCCGGCTGGCAGCTGGCTCGCGTCCAATGGCAGTCGCAATGACCGCAAGCACACGATTGCCCGCGGTGATACCCTGTCGGGCATCGCGGCCCGCTACAACGTTTCCGTGGCGGACCTGAAGAAGGCCAACGGCATGCAGACTTCCATGATTCAGGTGGGGCAGACGTTGACGATTCCTTCTGGCTAG
- the tsaE gene encoding tRNA (adenosine(37)-N6)-threonylcarbamoyltransferase complex ATPase subunit type 1 TsaE encodes MSKQSAEKVQFLADESATVAAGESLGRACIDTGMAAGLVIFLGGQLGAGKTTLSRGVLRAFGHRGAVKSPTYTLVEPYEFADFRVYHFDLYRLGDAEELEYMGVRDYFGPGSLSLVEWSERGVGVLPTPDLRLELRLQGEGRELNLIAMSDAGAAVLAGAHFAKH; translated from the coding sequence ATGAGTAAGCAGTCTGCGGAAAAAGTGCAGTTCCTCGCCGACGAGTCAGCCACCGTGGCCGCCGGCGAATCTCTCGGTCGCGCCTGTATCGACACCGGTATGGCCGCGGGTCTGGTGATTTTTCTCGGTGGTCAGCTGGGTGCGGGCAAGACCACCCTCAGCCGTGGTGTACTGCGTGCCTTTGGTCACCGCGGTGCGGTAAAGAGCCCCACCTACACGCTGGTGGAGCCCTACGAGTTTGCCGACTTTCGTGTGTATCACTTTGACCTTTATCGTCTGGGGGACGCAGAAGAGCTGGAATATATGGGGGTACGGGATTACTTCGGCCCCGGCAGCCTGAGTCTGGTGGAATGGTCTGAACGCGGAGTGGGGGTGTTGCCCACACCGGACCTGCGGCTCGAGCTGCGGCTGCAGGGCGAGGGTCGCGAACTAAACTTGATTGCAATGAGTGACGCTGGAGCGGCGGTATTGGCCGGCGCGCACTTCGCGAAACACTGA
- the rsgA gene encoding small ribosomal subunit biogenesis GTPase RsgA — MSKRKLNRRQQWRIAKIQEEREARARRRDESFEHAEEDGDLGPEQTGLVIANYGSQVLVESESDSELRQRCHVRANIETLVTGDKVAWNPATGESTGGLGVVGARLPRHSELQRPDRYGDMKTVAANIDRILIVIAPYPEPFANAIDRYLVAAETTGIHPILLLNKIDLIDDNNRDSLEQLLAPYPGLGYEVLKLSTKTGEGLDGLLATLAQGTSVFVGQSGVGKSSLINGLLPGADARTGALSEATGKGTHTTTAAELFHLPSGGDLIDSPGIREFGIWHMSEQELLEGFVEFRPFIGYCRFRDCNHQGEPGCAIKEALERGDISQRRMDSYLHLRNSLENE; from the coding sequence ATGAGCAAACGCAAACTCAACCGCCGCCAGCAGTGGCGCATCGCCAAGATCCAGGAAGAGCGGGAGGCCCGCGCGCGCCGGCGCGATGAGAGTTTTGAACACGCCGAAGAAGATGGCGACCTGGGGCCGGAGCAGACCGGCCTGGTGATCGCCAACTATGGCAGCCAGGTGCTGGTGGAAAGCGAGTCCGACTCCGAGCTGCGACAACGCTGCCATGTGCGCGCCAACATCGAAACCCTGGTCACCGGCGACAAAGTCGCCTGGAACCCCGCCACCGGCGAATCCACCGGCGGACTGGGCGTAGTAGGTGCGCGACTGCCGCGCCACTCCGAGCTGCAGCGCCCGGACCGCTACGGCGACATGAAAACCGTCGCCGCCAATATCGACCGGATTCTTATCGTCATCGCGCCCTACCCCGAGCCCTTCGCGAATGCCATCGACCGCTATCTGGTCGCTGCGGAAACCACCGGCATTCACCCGATATTGCTGCTGAACAAGATCGACCTGATCGACGACAACAACCGCGACAGCCTCGAACAACTGCTCGCCCCCTATCCCGGGCTCGGCTATGAAGTGCTGAAGCTGTCCACCAAAACCGGCGAAGGACTCGACGGCCTGCTCGCCACCCTGGCCCAGGGCACCAGCGTGTTTGTAGGCCAGTCCGGTGTCGGCAAATCGTCCCTGATTAACGGTCTGCTGCCGGGCGCCGATGCGCGTACCGGCGCTCTGTCGGAAGCCACCGGCAAAGGCACCCACACCACCACCGCCGCGGAACTGTTTCATCTGCCGAGCGGCGGCGATCTGATAGACTCCCCCGGCATCCGCGAATTCGGTATCTGGCACATGAGCGAACAGGAACTGCTGGAAGGCTTCGTGGAGTTCCGCCCGTTTATCGGCTACTGCCGCTTCCGCGACTGCAACCACCAGGGCGAACCCGGCTGTGCCATCAAGGAAGCACTGGAACGCGGCGACATCAGCCAGCGGCGCATGGACAGCTATCTGCACCTGCGCAACAGCCTGGAAAACGAATAA
- the mutL gene encoding DNA mismatch repair endonuclease MutL — MPDNIQLLSPRLANQIAAGEVVERPASVIKELLENSLDAGASRLEVDLDGGGIKRIMVRDNGKGIEKDDLHLALARHATSKIHALEDLEAVATLGFRGEALASISSVARLSLTSSREDTGKGWVVTAEGREMETQLAPAAHPRGTTVEVRDLFFNTPARRKFLRTEKTEFSRVDETIKRLALSRFDVSISLRHNGKGVHNLRGGTTRAEMERRVAQLCGPAFMQNALHIDMERSGLRLWGWVAEPAFSRSQADLQFFYVNGRAIRDRVVSHAVRRAFADVLYHGRHPAFVLYLELDPAAVDVNVHPTKHEVRFRDSRLVHDFLFGSLHRALADVRPGDKESQREQQDTRVELSGIAAGEFSGQERMALTQAPGGSQQEGFGRYPQAGFAGRSSPERIQQQMQGYGELHKPYGDGVREAPVSASSWSQPLPAESESETPPLGFAIAQLHGIYILSQNEHGMVVVDMHAAHERIVYEKMKTAHAAGGIQAQPLLVPVSLAVSEREADCFEEREEVFTSLGFMLQRAGPETLMVRQVPIMLHGAPVEQLVRDVLSDLLAEGSSDRIGNQINEILSTMACHGSVRANRKLTIPEMNALLRDMERTERSGQCNHGRPTWTQVKLADMDKWFMRGQ, encoded by the coding sequence ATGCCCGACAATATCCAGCTTCTTTCTCCAAGACTCGCCAACCAGATCGCCGCCGGTGAAGTGGTCGAGCGCCCCGCATCCGTGATCAAAGAGCTGCTGGAAAACAGCCTCGATGCCGGCGCCTCAAGACTGGAAGTGGATCTGGACGGTGGTGGGATCAAGCGCATCATGGTGCGTGACAACGGCAAGGGCATTGAGAAAGACGATCTGCATCTCGCGCTCGCCCGTCATGCCACGTCGAAAATCCACGCGCTTGAAGACCTCGAGGCGGTCGCTACCCTGGGCTTCCGCGGCGAAGCCCTCGCCAGTATTTCGTCCGTCGCCCGGCTCTCGCTCACCAGCAGCCGGGAAGATACCGGCAAAGGCTGGGTGGTGACTGCGGAAGGGCGGGAGATGGAAACCCAGCTGGCACCGGCGGCGCACCCGCGCGGCACCACCGTGGAAGTGCGGGACCTGTTCTTCAATACCCCCGCGCGCCGGAAATTCCTGCGCACCGAAAAAACCGAGTTCAGCCGCGTCGACGAAACCATCAAGCGCCTCGCGCTCTCCCGTTTCGACGTTTCCATCAGTCTGCGCCACAACGGCAAGGGCGTGCACAATCTGCGCGGCGGTACGACAAGAGCGGAAATGGAGCGAAGGGTCGCCCAGCTTTGCGGACCCGCGTTCATGCAGAATGCCCTGCACATCGATATGGAACGCAGCGGCCTGCGTTTGTGGGGTTGGGTGGCGGAGCCGGCGTTTTCCCGCTCCCAGGCCGACCTGCAGTTTTTCTACGTCAACGGTCGCGCCATCCGCGACCGGGTGGTGAGCCACGCGGTGCGTCGGGCGTTTGCCGACGTGCTGTATCACGGCCGCCATCCCGCGTTTGTGCTGTATCTGGAGCTGGACCCGGCGGCGGTGGACGTAAACGTGCACCCCACCAAGCACGAAGTGCGCTTCCGCGACAGCCGCCTGGTGCACGACTTTCTGTTCGGTTCCCTGCACCGCGCGCTGGCGGATGTCCGCCCCGGAGACAAAGAATCGCAGCGGGAGCAACAGGATACACGGGTGGAACTTTCCGGGATTGCCGCCGGCGAATTTTCCGGTCAGGAGCGGATGGCGCTGACACAGGCGCCCGGTGGCTCGCAGCAAGAGGGATTTGGCCGTTATCCACAGGCGGGGTTTGCCGGGCGCAGTTCACCCGAGCGTATCCAGCAGCAGATGCAGGGCTACGGTGAGCTGCACAAGCCGTACGGTGATGGCGTGCGCGAGGCGCCGGTGTCCGCCAGTTCCTGGTCGCAGCCGCTGCCTGCGGAGTCCGAAAGCGAAACGCCGCCGCTGGGTTTCGCCATCGCCCAATTGCACGGTATCTATATTCTTTCCCAGAACGAACACGGCATGGTGGTGGTGGACATGCACGCGGCCCACGAGCGCATCGTCTACGAAAAGATGAAAACCGCCCACGCCGCCGGCGGCATCCAGGCGCAACCGCTGCTGGTGCCGGTGAGCCTTGCCGTAAGCGAGCGCGAGGCCGACTGTTTTGAGGAGCGCGAGGAAGTGTTTACCTCACTCGGGTTTATGTTGCAGCGCGCCGGCCCGGAAACGCTGATGGTGCGTCAGGTGCCCATCATGTTGCACGGCGCACCGGTGGAACAGCTGGTGCGGGATGTGCTGAGCGATCTGCTGGCGGAGGGGAGTAGCGATCGTATCGGCAACCAGATCAATGAAATTCTCTCCACCATGGCTTGTCACGGCTCCGTGCGCGCGAACCGTAAACTGACCATCCCGGAAATGAACGCTCTGCTGCGGGATATGGAGCGCACCGAGCGCAGTGGCCAGTGCAACCACGGTCGCCCCACCTGGACGCAGGTTAAACTGGCGGACATGGATAAATGGTTTATGCGTGGTCAGTAA